A portion of the Lysinibacillus timonensis genome contains these proteins:
- a CDS encoding ABC transporter permease, protein MFSKIAINNVKKSFRDYSIYFLTLTLAVCIFYSFNSIESQNAILELNKNATFMYTLNKLIAGTSVFVSFVLGGLIIYANQFLIKKRKKELGIYMTLGMSKGKISKILIFETLLIGVLSLVVGIVLGIIASQGLSVLVANILSVDLNKFKFIISLDAVIKSVVYFGIIYLLVMIFNQFTISKYKLIDMLNAAKKNEKVKLKNSFLSVLIFLVSVVLIVVAYNRILETGLNADNSDLLATIMMGVIGTLLFFFSLSNFFIHIVQKSKRIYLKDINIFVLRQINNKINTNFLSMTFICLMLFLTITLLTSAFDIKGMIDRNSAGNNDFDASAFLIVNNEIEDQKGNDIEEYLNEINFTFETYEKHAFYKEYKLNITIENLLSTYLSEQEKIDLEQNYLDGEISAIKISDYNAIMKLKGQEAIDLKENEVFVVSNYSRVTSAITEFMKNEHIINIEDKPYTIKNESPIEENIKNGGSQFFYLIIPDNINADLLLEFTGFNVIYDESHSEISEEKFSNLFNNFSEDKYRHINPALVIGNTRDQVKDREHGSAALFVFLGLFLGLIFIISSAAVMALQQLSDASDSLERYKSLRRIGVTEKLINQAILRQSLIYFLVPLGLAVIHSIVAVNAVSDIFTFHYQSIILSSLLLGIIYGAYFYATYVGVKNIVKSSD, encoded by the coding sequence ATGTTCTCTAAAATAGCAATTAACAATGTGAAAAAAAGCTTTAGGGACTATTCAATCTATTTCCTTACATTGACCCTTGCAGTATGTATCTTTTATAGTTTCAATTCGATTGAATCTCAAAATGCAATATTAGAATTAAATAAAAATGCGACGTTTATGTACACACTAAATAAATTGATAGCTGGAACATCTGTATTTGTATCTTTTGTTCTCGGTGGGCTAATCATTTATGCAAATCAATTTCTAATAAAAAAGCGAAAAAAAGAATTAGGCATTTATATGACATTAGGAATGTCAAAAGGTAAAATCTCTAAAATTCTAATTTTTGAAACCTTACTAATAGGGGTGCTGTCCCTAGTTGTGGGAATTGTATTAGGAATTATTGCATCACAAGGTCTATCAGTCCTTGTTGCCAATATTTTGTCGGTAGATTTGAACAAATTTAAGTTTATTATTTCATTAGATGCAGTGATTAAATCGGTTGTATACTTTGGAATCATTTACCTTCTAGTCATGATTTTCAATCAGTTTACGATTTCAAAATATAAATTGATTGATATGCTAAATGCGGCAAAGAAAAATGAAAAAGTAAAGCTAAAGAATTCTTTTTTATCAGTGTTAATTTTTCTTGTATCTGTCGTATTAATAGTAGTTGCTTACAATAGGATACTGGAAACTGGCTTAAATGCTGATAATTCTGATTTATTAGCGACTATCATGATGGGAGTTATCGGAACGTTGTTATTCTTTTTTAGTCTCTCCAATTTTTTTATTCATATTGTGCAAAAGAGCAAGAGAATCTATCTAAAAGATATAAATATATTTGTCTTAAGACAGATCAACAACAAAATCAATACGAACTTTCTGTCCATGACTTTTATATGTCTTATGCTATTTTTAACGATTACTCTTCTTACGAGTGCCTTTGATATAAAAGGAATGATTGATAGAAATTCAGCGGGAAATAACGATTTTGATGCATCCGCATTTCTTATTGTTAATAATGAAATCGAAGACCAAAAGGGAAATGATATAGAAGAATATTTAAATGAAATAAACTTTACATTCGAAACTTATGAAAAACATGCCTTTTATAAGGAATATAAACTTAATATTACAATCGAGAACTTGTTATCAACGTATTTAAGCGAGCAGGAGAAAATCGATCTAGAGCAAAACTATTTGGATGGTGAAATATCGGCTATTAAGATATCAGATTATAATGCAATCATGAAACTTAAGGGACAAGAGGCGATAGACTTAAAAGAGAATGAAGTATTCGTTGTATCTAATTACAGTAGGGTAACTAGTGCTATAACTGAATTTATGAAAAATGAACATATAATCAATATAGAGGACAAACCATACACCATCAAAAATGAATCCCCTATAGAGGAGAATATAAAGAACGGAGGCAGCCAATTCTTTTATCTCATCATTCCTGATAATATCAATGCTGACCTTCTTCTAGAGTTCACAGGTTTTAACGTAATATATGATGAAAGCCATTCTGAGATATCGGAAGAGAAATTTTCAAACCTATTCAATAACTTCTCGGAAGACAAATATAGACATATTAACCCTGCTTTAGTTATTGGGAATACAAGGGATCAAGTAAAAGATAGAGAACATGGTTCTGCGGCTTTGTTTGTTTTTCTAGGTCTATTTTTAGGTCTCATCTTTATTATATCTAGCGCGGCAGTTATGGCATTGCAACAGTTATCTGATGCAAGTGATAGTTTGGAACGATATAAGTCTCTTAGGAGGATCGGTGTCACTGAAAAATTAATAAACCAAGCCATATTGAGACAAAGTTTAATTTATTTTTTAGTACCCTTAGGCCTGGCTGTTATTCATTCAATAGTTGCAGTAAACGCAGTAAGTGACATTTTTACTTTCCACTATCAAAGTATCATCTTAAGTTCGTTACTTCTTGGAATCATATATGGTGCATATTTTTATGCAACGTATGTCGGTGTTAAGAATATCGTTAAGAGTAGTGACTAG
- a CDS encoding ABC transporter ATP-binding protein, producing MQNILSVEKIEKYYGNKGNITKAIDNISFHVEKGEFVGIMGPSGSGKTTLLNCISTIDNVTTGKIVINNKDITTLKAKALEDFRRDELGFIFQDFNLLDTLTAYENIALALTIQNRGIKEIDKLIQDVANKLEITQLLNKFPYQLSGGQKQRVASARAIVTEPSLILADEPTGALDSKSSRLLLDSFEKLNKDYHSTILMVTHDSFTASYANRILFIKDGRIFNELIRGNDTRKEFFNKIIEVVTLLGGDVGNVL from the coding sequence ATGCAAAATATATTAAGCGTTGAAAAAATCGAAAAATATTATGGTAATAAAGGCAATATTACAAAAGCTATTGATAATATAAGTTTCCATGTTGAAAAAGGTGAGTTTGTTGGAATAATGGGTCCTTCAGGTAGCGGGAAGACGACTCTCCTGAACTGTATTTCCACGATTGATAATGTAACAACTGGCAAAATTGTTATAAATAACAAAGATATTACGACACTTAAGGCAAAAGCTTTAGAAGACTTTAGACGGGATGAATTAGGGTTTATATTCCAAGATTTTAACCTTCTGGATACGCTGACTGCATACGAAAATATAGCGTTAGCCTTAACAATACAAAATAGGGGAATAAAAGAAATCGATAAACTGATTCAAGATGTGGCGAACAAACTTGAAATTACCCAATTACTTAATAAGTTTCCATATCAATTGTCAGGGGGACAAAAGCAAAGAGTAGCATCTGCAAGGGCCATCGTTACTGAGCCCTCGCTAATTTTAGCCGATGAGCCAACTGGTGCCCTAGATTCAAAATCCTCAAGATTACTGTTGGATTCATTTGAAAAGCTGAACAAGGATTATCATTCGACGATCTTAATGGTTACCCATGACTCCTTTACTGCAAGCTATGCTAATCGAATCTTGTTTATAAAAGATGGACGCATTTTTAATGAACTAATACGTGGAAATGATACGAGAAAGGAATTCTTCAATAAGATTATTGAAGTTGTTACTTTACTTGGAGGCGATGTTGGCAATGTTCTCTAA
- a CDS encoding Imm51 family immunity protein, which translates to MSIYIERDAKGNIIKEIGFDDMEKTYERSLAGLVQRIQRPGNRWTAYQHDNLGNVIRADYYDDTWETFTYDKNGMLLETANNHVTVKLERDASGQVIKEWQNDHWIESSYDELGNRSRITSSLGAIITVARNEMGSVMQMTASHSDQAQWTASIQYNELGQEIERILPGDVISKWQYDITGRPTHHRVRSQNRDTRRRVYNWDVNHRLRSMVNELTGVKVTYGYDEFSNLVWANQDSQFDFLYRSVDDVGNLYETREKSDRVYGPGSRLLETKDAKFSYDEEGNLIEKVENNGDTWKYEYYGNGMMGINSVFLGGHDRGSASLYLDVGEYKQELFDTRSYEGFEGNGYDWSSLALVFLEEKMPELKDIVNFDSEAGMFCAYSSDKIALGKFAISFKNTCEDEPIITDLFSRAELD; encoded by the coding sequence TTGTCTATATACATTGAACGGGATGCGAAAGGGAATATCATTAAAGAAATTGGCTTTGATGATATGGAGAAAACGTATGAACGAAGTCTAGCAGGCTTGGTTCAGCGAATTCAACGTCCAGGCAATCGCTGGACAGCCTACCAACATGACAACCTAGGTAATGTCATTCGAGCGGATTATTATGACGATACGTGGGAAACATTTACTTATGACAAAAATGGAATGTTGCTAGAAACGGCAAACAACCATGTGACGGTCAAGCTAGAACGCGATGCATCTGGCCAAGTAATCAAGGAGTGGCAAAACGACCATTGGATTGAAAGTAGTTACGATGAACTTGGCAATCGTTCACGGATTACGAGTAGTCTCGGCGCAATCATTACTGTCGCACGTAATGAAATGGGCAGTGTCATGCAAATGACCGCTTCCCATTCGGACCAAGCCCAGTGGACTGCATCTATACAGTACAATGAACTAGGTCAAGAGATTGAAAGAATCTTACCAGGCGATGTCATTAGTAAATGGCAATATGATATCACCGGCAGACCCACACACCATCGAGTGCGCAGCCAAAACCGAGATACTCGAAGACGCGTATATAACTGGGATGTAAATCACCGCCTACGCAGCATGGTCAACGAGCTAACTGGTGTCAAAGTCACTTATGGTTACGACGAATTTAGTAACCTCGTATGGGCCAACCAAGACAGTCAATTCGACTTCCTATACCGCAGTGTCGACGACGTTGGCAATCTATATGAAACTCGTGAAAAATCAGATCGTGTTTACGGCCCTGGTAGTAGATTACTAGAAACAAAAGATGCCAAATTCTCCTATGATGAAGAAGGAAATCTCATCGAGAAAGTCGAAAACAATGGTGATACATGGAAGTATGAGTACTACGGCAATGGGATGATGGGTATTAACTCCGTTTTTCTGGGTGGACATGACAGAGGCTCTGCGTCCTTATATTTAGATGTTGGTGAATATAAGCAAGAGCTTTTTGATACGCGATCTTATGAGGGATTTGAGGGTAATGGCTATGATTGGAGTTCTTTGGCACTAGTTTTTCTTGAAGAAAAAATGCCCGAATTAAAAGATATTGTCAATTTTGATTCCGAAGCAGGTATGTTTTGTGCATATTCATCTGATAAAATAGCATTAGGAAAGTTTGCAATTTCATTTAAAAATACATGTGAAGATGAACCTATTATTACAGATTTATTTTCACGTGCTGAATTGGATTAA
- a CDS encoding RHS repeat-associated core domain-containing protein, translating into MRFVWDGNTILHEFDSQNDLAELVSENLVTWVFNDGFVPSAKITSEGHYSIISDYLGTPVEAYDEEGNRVWSAELDVYGRVKEFTGEKDFIPFRYQGQYDDVEIRLYYNRFRYYDQEQGNYTQIDPIGLAGGNPTLYGYVGDSNSWIDPFGLNVSTGANRTHVTYQGIKNGLPYTGYASAPSHLSLTPNEIIAYRYGNNFDEFGGVAPRSVYSGEGVAGKHTARGLEQRLYEADVKAAGGDKTKVANKQNPVGPNNANRQSYLDSADQHLKANKICR; encoded by the coding sequence ATGAGATTCGTGTGGGATGGGAATACGATTCTACATGAGTTTGATTCGCAAAATGATTTGGCTGAACTAGTAAGTGAAAATCTAGTAACGTGGGTATTTAATGATGGCTTTGTCCCATCAGCAAAAATCACGAGTGAAGGTCATTACAGTATTATTAGTGATTACCTTGGAACGCCTGTAGAAGCTTATGATGAAGAGGGTAATAGAGTTTGGTCGGCTGAACTTGATGTTTATGGACGAGTGAAGGAATTTACAGGTGAAAAAGATTTCATTCCATTCCGTTATCAAGGGCAGTACGATGATGTTGAAATCAGATTGTATTATAACCGATTCCGATACTATGACCAAGAGCAGGGGAATTATACTCAGATTGACCCGATTGGTCTTGCAGGTGGGAATCCTACTTTATATGGGTATGTTGGAGATTCAAACAGTTGGATTGATCCGTTTGGATTAAATGTTAGCACTGGAGCCAATAGGACACATGTAACTTATCAAGGAATAAAAAATGGATTACCTTATACTGGTTATGCAAGTGCGCCTTCTCATTTAAGTTTAACTCCAAATGAGATAATTGCATATAGATATGGAAATAACTTCGACGAATTTGGCGGAGTAGCCCCACGGTCGGTATATTCAGGTGAGGGTGTAGCTGGAAAGCACACTGCTAGAGGTTTGGAGCAGCGCTTATATGAAGCAGATGTAAAAGCAGCTGGCGGGGATAAGACAAAAGTCGCTAATAAGCAAAATCCTGTTGGACCAAACAATGCAAATAGACAAAGTTACCTTGATTCAGCAGATCAACATTTAAAAGCTAATAAGATATGTAGATAG
- the istB gene encoding IS21-like element helper ATPase IstB, whose protein sequence is MDKRQEMIEMCKELRLPSIRAFIQEDDMWKQHQTAEEFLYHALVQEMQDREVRAKANRIRSANFPEKKLLTELETERLPQNAASRLPQLKKLDFIQEKQNVLLIGSPGTGKTHIAIGLGIEACLAGYKVYFTTVSSLVNQLKESRSERTLRSFELKFEKYDLVIIDELGYISFDKEGAELLFTHLSLRAGRASTIVTSNLSFDRWEEVFHDPVLTAALTDRLTHRAYMVDMVGPSYRILDTKEWLENSTV, encoded by the coding sequence ATGGATAAGAGACAAGAAATGATTGAAATGTGTAAAGAACTTCGATTACCAAGTATTCGGGCATTTATTCAAGAAGATGATATGTGGAAACAACATCAGACAGCAGAGGAATTTTTATATCACGCACTCGTGCAAGAAATGCAAGATCGAGAAGTACGAGCAAAAGCGAATCGAATTCGTTCAGCGAATTTCCCAGAAAAGAAACTATTAACTGAATTAGAGACTGAGAGATTACCGCAGAATGCGGCCTCTCGCCTCCCACAATTAAAGAAATTAGATTTCATTCAAGAAAAACAAAATGTCTTATTAATTGGATCACCAGGTACAGGAAAAACTCATATTGCGATTGGCTTAGGAATTGAAGCTTGTTTAGCAGGATATAAGGTGTATTTCACAACAGTGTCATCGCTAGTCAATCAATTAAAGGAGAGCCGTTCTGAAAGAACGTTACGTTCATTTGAATTGAAGTTTGAAAAATATGATTTAGTGATTATCGATGAACTTGGTTATATTTCGTTTGATAAAGAAGGAGCGGAATTATTATTTACTCATCTTTCACTTAGAGCTGGACGAGCATCCACCATCGTAACGAGTAATTTATCATTTGATCGCTGGGAAGAAGTATTTCATGATCCAGTTTTAACAGCAGCTTTAACAGACCGGCTAACACATAGAGCCTATATGGTGGACATGGTTGGACCATCTTATCGAATATTAGATACAAAAGAATGGCTAGAAAACAGTACAGTTTAA
- a CDS encoding DUF1629 domain-containing protein encodes MSYYKLSNVYDRDVFFSYADNNTFDRLDLEKGIKYPSNEKLFYSIDKFDSYLDKYDILPTIGGELVSLKLKKLIERLGTDCQFIPAVITSTKTGEINESFFVMNVLNVVPCLDMENSEYRPLIRSLPDGPIKLLSIKYIPNSLIGHHIVRMKEYTGNIIVDDLFIRACNEEKIKGIVFVKEGSTQRPEFVEM; translated from the coding sequence ATGAGTTATTATAAGTTATCTAACGTTTACGATCGAGATGTCTTTTTCTCTTACGCTGATAATAATACGTTTGATAGGCTTGACCTGGAAAAAGGTATTAAGTATCCTTCGAATGAGAAACTTTTCTATTCAATAGATAAATTTGATAGTTATTTAGACAAGTATGATATTCTGCCCACGATTGGTGGAGAATTAGTAAGTTTAAAATTAAAAAAGTTAATAGAGAGATTAGGTACTGATTGTCAGTTCATACCTGCAGTTATAACATCAACAAAAACCGGTGAAATCAATGAATCGTTTTTTGTCATGAATGTATTAAATGTAGTTCCTTGTTTAGATATGGAGAATTCGGAATATAGACCATTGATAAGATCTTTACCAGATGGACCAATCAAACTATTGTCTATAAAATATATACCCAATTCTCTAATTGGTCATCATATTGTAAGAATGAAAGAATATACAGGAAATATTATTGTTGATGATTTATTTATTAGAGCATGTAATGAGGAAAAAATAAAAGGTATAGTGTTTGTTAAAGAAGGAAGTACACAAAGACCGGAATTTGTTGAAATGTAG
- a CDS encoding SMI1/KNR4 family protein translates to MFYKCSLQLTKKDLEEIEITLGFQLPQELKDHYLQYNGGLPKKPCFFEEESGLETRVHVFLPMKYRNNIGYTLEEGYLDFKNREITPQKYLPFANDAGGNVFCIDLDSKQVVLIYLDLGEVNNNSIKYLANDFMEFINNLEECWDDELEDD, encoded by the coding sequence ATGTTTTATAAGTGTTCACTCCAGTTAACAAAAAAAGACTTGGAAGAAATCGAAATAACATTAGGCTTTCAACTCCCTCAGGAATTGAAGGATCATTATCTTCAATACAATGGTGGTTTACCAAAAAAACCTTGTTTTTTTGAAGAAGAGTCCGGTTTAGAAACAAGAGTACATGTTTTCCTTCCAATGAAATATAGAAACAATATAGGTTATACATTGGAAGAAGGATATTTAGATTTTAAAAACAGGGAAATTACTCCACAAAAGTATCTACCATTTGCAAATGACGCAGGTGGAAATGTTTTTTGTATAGACCTTGATTCAAAACAAGTCGTTCTAATTTATTTAGATTTAGGAGAAGTGAATAACAATTCTATTAAGTATTTAGCAAATGACTTTATGGAATTTATCAATAATCTCGAGGAATGTTGGGATGATGAATTGGAAGATGATTGA
- a CDS encoding RHS repeat-associated core domain-containing protein — protein MQYNELGQEIERILPGDVISKWQYDITGIPAQHRVKSENRDTRRRVYNWDVNHRLRSMVNELTGVKVTYGYDEFSNLVWANQDSQFDFLYRSVDEVGNLYETREKSDRVYGPGSRLLETKDAKFSYDEEGNLIKKVENNGDTWKYEYYGNGMMSKVIRPDLTEITFKYDTLGRRVEKSSVEKTMRFVWDGNTILHEFDSQNDSAEPESNNLVTWVFNDGFVPSAKITSKGHYSIISDYLGTPVEAYDYEGNKVWSAELDVYGRVKEYSGEQDFIPFRYQGQYDDVEIGLYYNRFRYYDPEQGNYTQIDPIGLAGNNPTMYGYVQNPSFEIDPFGLRRFKTVDFSNSPDLFPHPNSIVTIPLTGSRESDFTAAYREAGIKRKDADDYTWHHVADFDPITGKSTMQLVKTETHKASLPHQGSVKQFEQHFGVEYDTYDAKMASYNQGWRQEMPRKRRTKNNCIKS, from the coding sequence ATGCAGTACAACGAACTAGGTCAGGAGATTGAAAGAATCCTACCGGGCGATGTTATTAGTAAATGGCAATATGATATTACCGGCATACCAGCACAACACCGAGTAAAAAGTGAAAATCGTGATACTAGACGTCGTGTTTATAACTGGGATGTCAATCACCGCCTCCGCAGCATGGTCAACGAGCTAACCGGAGTAAAAGTCACTTACGGTTACGACGAGTTTAGTAACCTTGTATGGGCAAACCAAGACAGTCAATTCGACTTCCTATACCGAAGCGTAGACGAAGTTGGCAATCTATATGAAACACGTGAAAAATCAGACCGTGTCTATGGACCTGGCAGTAGACTACTAGAAACAAAAGATGCCAAATTCTCCTATGACGAAGAAGGAAATCTCATCAAGAAAGTCGAAAACAATGGTGATACGTGGAAGTACGAGTACTATGGCAATGGCATGATGTCAAAAGTCATCCGTCCAGATCTCACAGAAATTACTTTCAAGTATGACACGTTAGGTAGACGGGTAGAGAAGAGTTCAGTTGAAAAAACGATGAGATTCGTGTGGGATGGAAATACGATTCTACATGAATTTGATTCGCAAAATGATTCGGCTGAACCGGAAAGTAATAACTTAGTCACATGGGTATTTAATGATGGCTTCGTCCCTTCTGCAAAAATCACAAGTAAAGGTCATTACAGCATTATTAGTGATTATCTAGGTACACCTGTTGAAGCCTATGATTATGAGGGGAATAAGGTTTGGTCAGCTGAGCTTGATGTTTATGGTAGAGTGAAAGAATACTCTGGTGAGCAGGATTTCATTCCATTTAGATATCAGGGACAGTATGATGATGTGGAAATTGGATTGTATTATAATCGATTCCGATACTACGACCCGGAACAGGGGAATTATACTCAGATAGATCCGATTGGACTTGCGGGGAATAATCCTACTATGTATGGATATGTTCAAAATCCGTCATTTGAAATTGACCCATTTGGTTTAAGGAGATTTAAAACAGTTGACTTTTCTAATAGTCCTGATTTATTCCCTCATCCAAACAGTATAGTAACTATTCCACTTACTGGGTCACGTGAATCTGATTTTACAGCTGCTTATAGAGAGGCAGGAATTAAAAGAAAAGATGCAGATGATTACACTTGGCATCATGTCGCTGATTTTGATCCAATTACTGGTAAATCTACAATGCAGTTGGTGAAAACTGAAACACATAAAGCAAGTCTACCCCACCAGGGCTCTGTTAAGCAATTTGAACAGCATTTTGGAGTCGAGTATGATACCTACGATGCAAAAATGGCATCATATAATCAAGGTTGGAGACAAGAGATGCCTAGAAAAAGGAGAACTAAGAATAACTGTATTAAATCTTAG
- a CDS encoding SMI1/KNR4 family protein — translation MSNNFKSNSNKFLNNDILFENHWKNVSLSEINEIVPDEFPGKKEFIEFYLATNGGVFSKGAYIYPGDFYEVSNKDYYSIEIGSFHHIPLLEDEEDSDFTTSIERAKDRRIDYSEEFEDFVLFHIPFADNHADNDFWIDIQTGEIKYMDYEVSYDPEDAIIVAPTFLDFCKHIQAKLK, via the coding sequence ATGAGCAATAATTTTAAAAGTAATTCTAATAAATTCTTAAATAATGATATTTTATTTGAGAATCACTGGAAGAATGTATCGCTTTCTGAAATAAATGAAATTGTACCTGATGAGTTTCCAGGAAAAAAAGAATTTATAGAATTTTACCTTGCTACTAATGGTGGCGTATTTTCTAAAGGGGCATATATTTATCCAGGTGATTTTTATGAAGTATCAAATAAGGATTATTATTCAATAGAAATTGGTAGTTTCCATCATATTCCGTTATTAGAAGATGAGGAAGATTCAGATTTTACAACATCTATAGAGAGAGCAAAAGATAGAAGGATTGACTATTCTGAGGAATTTGAGGATTTTGTTCTATTCCATATTCCTTTTGCTGACAATCATGCAGACAATGATTTTTGGATAGATATTCAAACAGGGGAAATTAAATATATGGATTATGAAGTAAGTTACGACCCTGAGGATGCAATTATTGTTGCGCCTACATTTCTAGATTTTTGCAAGCACATCCAGGCAAAACTTAAATAA
- a CDS encoding RHS repeat domain-containing protein: MQYNELGQEIERILPGDVISKWQYDITGRPTHHRVKSQNRDTRRRVYNWDVNHRLRSMVNELTGVKVTYGYDEFSNLVWANQDSQFDFLYRSVDEVGNLYETREKSDRVYGPGSRLLETKDAKFSYDEEGNLIKKVENNGDTWKYEYYGNGMMAKVIKPDKTEVTFKYDSLGRRIEKSSEVKTMRFVWDGNTILHEYCSQNDAAKLENDNDNLVTWVFNDGFVPSAKITSEGNYSIISDYLGTPVEAYDEIGNKVWSAELDVYGRVKEFIGEKDFIPFRYQGQYDDVEIGLYYNRFRYYDPEQGNYTQIDPIGLAGGNPTLYGYIRDSNVMIDPFGLIVRQPIIFLSTGGGVIHPKTISPNNPHGIFTIDATGSYFDDRAALAKEVGINDPGKNYRSHHIDYDPKTNTMRMQFVHEEYHKHPHIGGADEFKKDTGFKYGSPEAVAEATKRRNKLKGGCVT; encoded by the coding sequence ATGCAGTACAACGAACTAGGCCAAGAGATTGAAAGAATTCTACCAGGCGATGTCATTAGTAAATGGCAATATGATATTACAGGCAGACCAACACACCATCGAGTAAAAAGTCAAAACCGAGATACCCGCAGACGTGTCTATAACTGGGATGTCAATCACCGCCTCCGCAGCATGGTCAACGAGCTAACTGGTGTCAAAGTCACTTACGGTTACGATGAATTTAGTAACCTCGTATGGGCAAACCAAGACAGTCAATTCGACTTCCTATACCGAAGCGTAGACGAAGTTGGCAATCTATATGAAACACGTGAAAAATCAGACCGTGTCTATGGACCTGGCAGTAGACTACTAGAAACAAAAGATGCCAAATTCTCCTATGACGAAGAAGGAAATCTCATCAAGAAAGTCGAAAACAATGGTGATACGTGGAAGTATGAGTATTACGGCAATGGCATGATGGCGAAGGTTATCAAGCCAGACAAAACAGAGGTTACTTTCAAGTATGACTCACTTGGTAGACGGATAGAGAAAAGTTCTGAAGTGAAGACGATGAGATTCGTGTGGGACGGGAATACGATTCTACATGAGTATTGTTCGCAGAATGATGCAGCTAAATTAGAAAATGATAATGATAATCTAGTCACATGGGTGTTTAATGATGGCTTTGTCCCTTCCGCTAAAATAACAAGTGAAGGCAACTATAGTATTATTAGTGATTATCTAGGAACGCCTGTCGAAGCCTATGACGAAATAGGTAATAAGGTATGGTCAGCTGAGCTTGATGTTTATGGTAGAGTGAAAGAGTTTATAGGTGAGAAAGACTTTATCCCGTTCCGTTATCAAGGGCAGTATGATGATGTCGAAATTGGATTGTATTATAACCGGTTCCGTTACTACGACCCAGAACAAGGGAATTATACTCAAATTGACCCGATTGGACTTGCGGGTGGGAATCCTACCTTATATGGATATATTAGAGACTCAAATGTAATGATAGATCCATTTGGATTAATAGTAAGGCAACCAATCATTTTCCTATCTACTGGTGGAGGAGTGATTCATCCAAAAACTATAAGTCCAAATAACCCACATGGTATCTTCACAATAGATGCAACAGGATCATATTTTGATGATAGAGCTGCACTTGCAAAAGAAGTTGGAATTAATGATCCAGGTAAAAATTACAGATCCCATCATATAGACTACGATCCTAAGACTAATACAATGAGGATGCAATTTGTACACGAGGAATACCATAAACACCCTCACATCGGTGGGGCTGATGAGTTTAAAAAGGATACAGGGTTTAAATACGGTTCGCCAGAAGCTGTTGCGGAAGCAACTAAAAGAAGAAATAAATTAAAGGGAGGATGTGTAACCTAA